The genomic window ttttttccccttttgccACAAAGAGTTGCTGCTTCAGAATAAAACAACGATAAGAAATTTTTTCTGTGCTTTTGTCATTTAATCTCTAACATGCTATTCCAGATAACAACCATTCAAGGAGACCAGGTTATCCTTATTGGTCATCGGCGACTTCGGATAACTGAAATGGTGAGTGTGGATGaacttgtcattttatttttgcttgcaCTTTCAAAAAGCGTTATGTTATTCTATTCTATTAATATGTCCAGTTAGCTGCAAAATTCTCTTTACTGAAATAGTATTGGCTTTTGTACAGGCCAGTGAGGATCCATTAACTGTTAAAGTTGATCATCTCAAGGTATTGAATTTTCCAAATTTTATGATTGAATGTTTAAGTAAAGTTAAGGGTTCACACATGCAAATGATACTCATGCACCTTCTCATCCATgctcttgcttttctttttgttcaggACAAACCATATAACAAGGATGATGATGTCATAAAGGCAACATCTTTTGAGGTTATATCAACCCTAAGAGATGTTCTGAAGACAAGTTCACTTTGGAGAGATCATGTTCAAACATATACACAGGTTTGTTCCTCTCTCAAGATTTTCTGTGATCTGTCTTTCCTGTGCAAATTGTGTTATGGTTTTTACTAGAGCCCTTGGACAGCTTGTCTCTGTCTGAAACTTTTTCTCgtaaatttttctatttttgtataAGGGAGCCTTCCTTCTATTATCTTGGTtatcatttataatatttattaccaTGTGATGATCCTACATCTGGTTCTCAAGTCTAAGTTTCCTTTCAATTTGTAGTTTTTGCTGCTTCCAGAAATGTGAATCTATGAAGTAGTAACTTGGTTTCCACTCAGTGTAAGCTTTCCTTTTGAGTTTTACGATTAGAGGTTGAAACCAAAAGTGGGTTCTATACAATTATGTGTTGAAACCAAAAGTGGGTTCTATACAATTATGTGTGCTGGTTTGTTGTTATTGTCTGCACATGGTCTCTTTGCAATGTAATAATGATTGTAATGCAGCACAACGGTAATTTCCAGAAGTATAGTTTCATATACAAATGTCACAATGTTTATTGATTGGATCAATTgggttttcaaattttcttacAGCAGGTTCTCTTTTCCCTCTTAACATGTGCAGCATGTAGGTGACTTTAACTTTCCAAGGTTAGCAGATTTTGGGGCTGCAATATCAGGCGCGAGCAAGTTGCAGTGCCAAGAAGTTCTTGAAGAGCTGGATGTAAGTAGCAGTAGAATTATAGTCTGGTGAAGATCCTTGTGTCACTTGCAATGCACTTGATGTTTAATTCTTTTAGTACATGAAATCTTTAAGACAATGGAATGGTGAAAAAGGAACTCAGTCTGACGAGAACTTTGGTATTTGATTACCCTTCGTTGGAATTCAGGACATgtttaattcttcttcttcttctttgttgatTGTTGGTGATTACATTATATATCATAACTCTGGGAAgtgttgaaaaaaattcaaactagaTAAATGGTGGAATAGTGTTGCTATAGAATTATTACTGCTATTATTAATGAAAGATCTATCTCCTATTcattaatcaatcaaatttaTTGGATTCATTGGTGATTCTTCCTGTGTTGTGTTTCTAAGAGAGGATTCACAGGTGATTTACTATAAGGAATACATGTCAGATTGTGTCTGGTATATTTTGTAATCACTGAGCAGATTCTTTTCTTAAAgttaaataacataataaaaaagagttgagttttttttttttttttttcaagctgtTTGGATAGTAGTTATAGGAATACTGTTGAAGCTATGGAAATTTAACCCAAACTTGCTGCAATTCAAGAGCACAGTTTTGATGTGATTTACTTATGAACATTTTCTGCTGACATTTATATGGTGTAAGATGTGGATCTTCACATCCTTCTGCAATTCTGTTATAGGTGCATAAACGTTTGAAACTAACTCTGGAGTTGgtgaagaaagaaattgaaatcagCAAGATCCAGGTActccattaattattttctgacTCCATATATGTATCGAAGTCCATTGTTCTGACTCTCATTCATTAACTTTCTGGAGTTGCATTTAGGAATCAATTGCAAAAGCAATTGAAGAGAAGATTAGTGGTGAGCAGCGCCGCTATTTGTTGAATGAACAACTCAAGGCCATAAAGAAGGTATATGGTCTGCTGAcatgtttattatatttgataccTTATTCTTATATTAACTAATATAATTGGGAAGTGGATTTAAAGGAGTcgtatttattaaattagactTCACTGGTATATAACTTGCCTAAATGCAGGAACTGGGATTGGAGGCAGATGACAAAACAGCACTTTCTGGTTAGTTCTGCTTTGATTAGCCTTTGTTGGAATTGCATGACTATTGATTGTGTTACACTTAAAAACCTCAGGGTTATTAAATTCTTAGAAGCTTAAGTTAAGCAAGAATTATGCATTGCATAGTGTGGTTCTACTGACTCTCAAATGACATCATATTTACTCTCAAAAGCCTGATACCACTGTTAATTGTATAATTCATGTTTTTGAATGCTTTGATTGCATGCTGCCTGTCCTAAATGGTTATACTCAAGctactttttttcattgtttgatttgattatcaCCCCTGGCTCCTGCATTGATATGGATATAATCAGTTattgtagattttatttatttcagtatccatttaaataatttcttctcAATTGCTGCAGCAAAGTTTAGGGAAAGGCTTGAACCAAACAGGGATAAAATCCCAGTGCATGTTTTGCAAGTTATAGAAGAAGAGCTCACGAAACTGCAGCTTTTAGAGGCTAGTTCAAGTGAATTTAATGTCACTCGTAATTATTTAGATTGGTTGACTGCGTTGCCTTGGGGAAGTTACAGGTTTGTTTCTCATTTAGCTAGGTCCTCATGAAtttctcaaggaaaaaaaattatcttgcaTGGGTCTACTTAATTGAGTTGTTAAGGTATTGATaggttttaaatatttgttggatttcttatatttttattatttgagtgCAGTGATGAGAATTTTGATGTTCTTCGGGCACAGAAGATTCTTGATGAAGATCATTATGGATTAACTGATGTTAAGGAAAGGATATTGGAATTTATAGCTGTTGGAAAACTCAGAGGAATTTCTCAAGGTTGGTTTATATCAATCATCCCCAATCTGAATGACTATACCAGTAAGCAGCATCaaaatgtaataattttttccaaacaCATTGCAGGAAAAATCATCTGTCTATCTGGTCCACCTGGAGTGGGTAAAACTAGCATCGGGCGTTCAATTGCACGTTCATTGAACAGAAAGTTCTTTCGGTTTTCAGTAGGAGGGTTGTCTGATGTTGCTGAAATTAAGGtgcttaaatataaattatttttccagtGAGATAACATGCAATGTGCAtcatttttccatttttgttaAGAACACTTTTATCTAACACTATTATATCTAGGGGCATCGTCGAACCTATATTGGTGCAATGCCAGGAAAGATGGTGCAGTGCTTGAAAAATGTGGGAACTGCTAACCCTCTTGTTCTGATTGATGAGATTGACAAGGTAGTTTCAGTTCACAGGGTCAATTTACTTTTGGATTTGGTATCactgtttctttttctcttcccaaaaatttcttttgttgtataTCAGTCATGGTGAGATCTCTGCATTGGAAATATGAATTATTCATGATGATGAATGCTTTTCCTATTGTTGAGAATAAGTTTGCTTATTTGTGGCAGTTGGGAAGAGGGCACTCCGGCGATCCAGCAAGTGCTTTATTGGAGTTGCTTGACCCAGAGCAAAATGCCAATTTTCTGGACCACTACCTTGATGTTCCAATTGATCTATCAAAGGTTTGTTAATGTAGTGATTTGCAGACACCTTTGTTTTCATTGTGgccatatttttcatatatttgatGTTCTATGTTGTTGTTTAAAGTGCAGTAGTTAACAAAATTTTCCTGTTTTGTTACTTTATTTAATGGGAAAAGTTCCATGCTCCACCTTGAAACATGCTTGACATTTGTGATTTCTACCCATCTTGTATATTCATGCACCAAAGACATAgatcataaaaaatgatgagaGAGTTGCCATGCCTGTTATAGGGAGGGAGGCTAGTAATCAGCTATGCTACAAAATTACGCTCTACCTATATGCATTATGTCATGCCCAACGCTCGCACTCCTTGTGttctaaaaaatttctttgtattttgctagtttaatttgtGTCCTTTATTCTGTTTTGCAAGTTCAATTTGTGTCTATATTATTAGGAGTTGGAACATGTCAGATTTTTGTGGTGTCTTTCTTTGGAATTCTCGTCAGTTTTTGCTTGATCCCTTGGAAATTTTATGCAGGTTCTCTTTGTGTGCACAGCAAATGTTGTGGACATGATACCCAACCCCCTTTTGGATAGGATGGAGGTAATTGCTATTGCTGGGTATATTACAGATGAGAAAGTGCACATTGCCAGAGATTATTTGGAGAAGGCTACACGCGAAGCATGTGGCATCAAACCTGAgcaggtctctctctctctctctctctctggatGAATGATCTTTCTCTT from Populus trichocarpa isolate Nisqually-1 chromosome 5, P.trichocarpa_v4.1, whole genome shotgun sequence includes these protein-coding regions:
- the LOC18098591 gene encoding lon protease homolog 1, mitochondrial isoform X2; the protein is MRVTGKSKKRDPKLLAALQESRKRQAPYCGAFLLKDEPGTDPSVVTGSESEKNIGDLKGKDLYNHLHEVGTLAQITTIQGDQVILIGHRRLRITEMASEDPLTVKVDHLKDKPYNKDDDVIKATSFEVISTLRDVLKTSSLWRDHVQTYTQHVGDFNFPRLADFGAAISGASKLQCQEVLEELDVHKRLKLTLELVKKEIEISKIQESIAKAIEEKISGEQRRYLLNEQLKAIKKELGLEADDKTALSAKFRERLEPNRDKIPVHVLQVIEEELTKLQLLEASSSEFNVTRNYLDWLTALPWGSYSDENFDVLRAQKILDEDHYGLTDVKERILEFIAVGKLRGISQGKIICLSGPPGVGKTSIGRSIARSLNRKFFRFSVGGLSDVAEIKGHRRTYIGAMPGKMVQCLKNVGTANPLVLIDEIDKLGRGHSGDPASALLELLDPEQNANFLDHYLDVPIDLSKVLFVCTANVVDMIPNPLLDRMEVIAIAGYITDEKVHIARDYLEKATREACGIKPEQVEVTDAALLALIENYCREAGVRNLQKHIEKIYRKIALQLVRQGAIIESAVPVAELNEAKVECVETSTESVDVSSNKQNNETPEEAEIVHTGQTLEEAEIVQMNPQPDDLQSSTDQPTDSKDTAETEKIEESEVTKAIEKVLIDTSNLVDFVGKPVFHAERLYYQTPIGVVMGLAWTAMGGSTLYIETTQVEQGDGKGALNLTGQLGEVMKESAQIAHTVARAILLEKEPDNLFFANTKLHLHVPAGATPKDGPSAGCTMITSLLSLAMKKPVRKDLAMTGEVTLTGKILPIGGVKEKTLAARRSDVKTIIFPSANRRDFDELLPNVKEGLDVHFVDDYSQIFELAFGYEENENK